One stretch of Danio rerio strain Tuebingen ecotype United States chromosome 6, GRCz12tu, whole genome shotgun sequence DNA includes these proteins:
- the si:ch211-161c3.6 gene encoding high mobility group AT-hook 2b → MDMEESGAGQMEETAAPKRSRGRPRKAPQEPVEPSAPRRPRGRPRGSKNKGQRLTTRDEPPKERRPRGRPRKWPQKTVQQEEQKAEDEGVESVEEPPTQAPPTAETFEESD, encoded by the exons ATGGACATGGAGGAGTCTGGAGCAGGTCAGATGGAGGAGACAGCAGCTCCCAAACGCAGCAGAGGACGACCACGCAAAGCACCACAG GAGCCTGTTGAACCGTCTGCTCCCCGGAGGCCGAGAGGACGACCGAGAGGCAGTAAAAACAAAGGCCAGCGCCTCACAACCAGG GACGAGCCACCTAAAGAAAGAAGACCACGAGGAAGACCAAGAAAATGG CCTCAGAAGACTGTTCAACAGGAGGAACAGAAG GCTGAGGATGAAGGGGTGGAGTCAGTGGAGGAGCCACCCACTCAGGCACCGCCCACTGCAGAAACATTTGAAGAGAGTGACTAA